A single Caretta caretta isolate rCarCar2 chromosome 2, rCarCar1.hap1, whole genome shotgun sequence DNA region contains:
- the LOC125631517 gene encoding LOW QUALITY PROTEIN: small ribosomal subunit protein uS15-like (The sequence of the model RefSeq protein was modified relative to this genomic sequence to represent the inferred CDS: inserted 1 base in 1 codon; substituted 1 base at 1 genomic stop codon) has product MGRMHTSGKGLSQXSVPTWXKLTSDNIKEQICKLAKKGLTPSQIGVILRDSHGVAKVCFVTDNKILRILKSKGLAPDLPEDLYHLIKKAVAVHKHLERNRKGDKDARCRLLLTESRIHRLACYYKIKRVLPPKWKYESSTASALVA; this is encoded by the exons ATGGGTCGCATGCACACTTCGGGGAAGGGCCTGTCCC TCAGTGTGCCCACATGGTAAAAACTTACTTCTGATAACATAAAGGAACAGATCTGCAAACTGGCTAAGAAAGGTCTGACTCCCTCACAGATCGGTGTAATCCTAAGGGATTCTCATGGTGTTGCCAAAGTTTGTTTTGTCACTGACAACAAAATTTTAAGGATCCTTAAGTCCAAGGGACTTGCCCCAGACCTTCCAGAGGATCTGTACCACTTGATCAAGAAAGCTGTTGCTGTCCATAAACATCTtgagagaaacagaaaagga GATAAAGATGCCAGATGTCGTCTGCTtctgactgagagcagaattcacAGGCTGGCTTGTTACTACAAGATCAAGAGAGTACTCCCACCCAAGTGGAAGTATGAGTCATCCACTGCCTCTGCTCTGGTCGCTTAA